In one window of Prosthecobacter fusiformis DNA:
- a CDS encoding DUF7133 domain-containing protein → MVTKRHALSLLAVLLAFTAHGAESYQIVNIQHPEDLILEAGGLAKIPGGKLAVSTRRGEVWIAENPYAKDGKRVKWKRFASALHEPLGLAFHDGALYTAQRSEVTRMADSNGDGIADEYRCIAKGWGVTGAYHEYAYGPKFDPAGNMWVTLNCTMGPMALPNKEWRGYSLRISPDGQWQPVSGGMRSPCGIGINEVGDVFYSDQQGHWNSACGIHHIRQGAFHGHIPSFASCELPGAPFAKPEPFVENVPVPEAAQRMPVYKPAAVWMPYRKMGMSTTDIVLDDTGGKFGPFTGQFFVGELTLSCINRVFMEKVGGEYQGACFPFLEGFEGGVLRLEFGEDGSLFVGETSRGWNSAGSRTYGLDRVIWNKRAPFAMRTMEARAGGFHCTFTQPVTPAAVAAATWQMRSYTYEYHASYGGPDINVKDLSVKVASIAKDGLSAELEIQGLREGYIHELTVTGLLSNGGSPLTPTIAHYTLNKIPTAP, encoded by the coding sequence ATGGTAACCAAGCGCCACGCATTATCCCTCCTGGCGGTGCTTCTGGCTTTCACCGCCCATGGCGCGGAGAGTTATCAGATCGTCAATATCCAGCATCCGGAAGACCTCATCCTGGAGGCTGGCGGCCTGGCCAAGATCCCGGGTGGAAAGCTGGCTGTCTCGACTCGTCGCGGGGAAGTGTGGATCGCTGAAAACCCGTATGCCAAAGATGGCAAGAGGGTGAAATGGAAACGTTTTGCCAGTGCCTTGCATGAGCCGCTGGGCCTGGCCTTTCATGACGGCGCACTCTATACCGCCCAGCGTAGCGAGGTGACACGCATGGCGGATTCCAATGGCGACGGCATCGCTGATGAATACCGCTGCATCGCCAAAGGCTGGGGCGTGACGGGTGCCTACCATGAGTATGCCTACGGACCGAAATTTGATCCTGCTGGTAACATGTGGGTCACGTTGAACTGCACCATGGGCCCGATGGCGCTGCCTAACAAAGAGTGGCGTGGATACAGCCTTCGCATCAGCCCGGACGGGCAGTGGCAGCCGGTCTCTGGCGGTATGCGCTCCCCCTGCGGCATCGGTATCAATGAAGTGGGGGACGTCTTTTATTCAGATCAGCAAGGCCACTGGAATTCCGCCTGCGGCATCCATCATATCCGCCAGGGGGCCTTCCATGGGCACATCCCTTCCTTTGCCTCCTGCGAGCTTCCGGGGGCACCCTTTGCGAAACCTGAGCCGTTTGTGGAAAACGTGCCGGTGCCAGAAGCCGCGCAACGCATGCCTGTGTATAAACCTGCCGCCGTGTGGATGCCGTATCGCAAGATGGGCATGAGTACGACCGACATCGTACTCGATGACACTGGAGGAAAATTTGGTCCTTTTACAGGTCAGTTCTTTGTGGGTGAACTCACGCTTTCATGCATCAACCGCGTCTTTATGGAAAAGGTCGGCGGTGAATACCAGGGTGCGTGTTTTCCTTTTCTCGAAGGTTTTGAAGGCGGCGTGTTGAGGCTGGAATTTGGCGAGGACGGTTCCCTTTTCGTCGGTGAAACCAGCCGTGGATGGAACTCTGCAGGCAGCAGGACCTATGGCCTGGACCGTGTCATCTGGAATAAACGCGCTCCTTTCGCCATGCGCACCATGGAGGCCAGGGCCGGGGGCTTTCACTGCACTTTTACCCAACCGGTCACCCCTGCTGCCGTAGCCGCCGCCACCTGGCAGATGCGCAGCTACACGTATGAATATCATGCCTCGTATGGAGGCCCTGACATCAATGTCAAAGACCTCTCCGTCAAGGTGGCCAGCATCGCCAAAGATGGCCTCAGCGCCGAGCTTGAAATCCAAGGTCTCCGCGAAGGTTACATCCACGAACTAACCGTCACCGGCCTGCTTTCCAACGGAGGATCCCCGCTCACTCCGACCATCGCCCATTACACGCTCAACAAGATCCCAACCGCTCCCTGA
- a CDS encoding Gfo/Idh/MocA family protein gives MNRRHFILSAAAAASVAPLTRAADPARKWRVAVIGNTGRGDYGHSLDSMWLKMPEVEIVGVADANPKGLAAAQKELSLTTGFAEYKVMLTEVKPDLVAICPSHMGDRREMALAAAASGAKGIYMEKPFCHTLADCDDVMAACEKNKVKLALAHRNRYNPGVVAAEKLVKEGAIGRLLEVRGRGKEDTRGGITDMWVLGSHVLNLCVYFAGKPVACSSVILQDGRAVTPADVTPGKDDVGPLAGNAVHARFDTESGVPIYFDSIQNAGDRTVGFGLQLIGTKGLIDLRMDATPIAHLVPGSPFHPVKEPRPWIPISSAGAGVPEPMTDIRLDVMSHVTGARDLIAAIEENRQPLCSAADGRITVEMITAVLASHTRDGARITFPLDSPQNPLSTWK, from the coding sequence ATGAACCGTCGCCATTTTATCCTTTCCGCCGCCGCTGCTGCCAGCGTTGCCCCTCTCACACGCGCTGCTGATCCGGCACGCAAATGGCGGGTGGCCGTCATTGGTAATACCGGCCGTGGAGACTACGGACACAGCCTGGACAGCATGTGGCTGAAGATGCCAGAAGTCGAGATCGTGGGCGTGGCCGATGCCAATCCCAAAGGCCTGGCGGCAGCGCAAAAGGAACTCAGCCTAACCACAGGTTTTGCAGAATACAAAGTCATGCTGACCGAGGTGAAACCTGATCTAGTGGCCATCTGCCCCAGCCACATGGGCGACCGCCGGGAGATGGCGCTGGCAGCAGCGGCATCCGGTGCCAAGGGCATCTACATGGAGAAGCCTTTTTGCCACACACTGGCTGATTGTGACGACGTCATGGCCGCCTGTGAAAAGAACAAGGTGAAGCTGGCTCTGGCCCATCGGAATCGCTACAATCCCGGGGTGGTCGCAGCGGAAAAACTAGTCAAGGAAGGTGCCATCGGCCGCCTGCTGGAGGTGCGTGGCCGTGGCAAGGAGGACACTCGCGGCGGCATCACAGACATGTGGGTACTGGGCTCCCATGTGCTCAATCTTTGCGTCTATTTTGCGGGCAAACCTGTCGCATGCTCCAGCGTCATCCTACAGGACGGCCGTGCGGTCACACCTGCGGATGTCACCCCCGGCAAGGACGACGTCGGTCCGCTCGCCGGCAATGCCGTGCATGCACGTTTCGATACCGAAAGCGGCGTGCCCATCTACTTTGATTCCATTCAAAACGCCGGAGACCGCACCGTGGGTTTCGGGCTCCAGCTTATCGGCACCAAAGGCCTCATTGACCTGCGCATGGACGCCACCCCCATTGCTCACCTTGTTCCTGGCAGCCCGTTCCATCCTGTCAAAGAACCACGCCCATGGATCCCCATCTCCAGCGCCGGGGCTGGTGTGCCTGAACCCATGACCGATATTCGCCTCGACGTCATGAGCCACGTCACCGGTGCCCGCGATCTCATCGCCGCGATTGAAGAAAATCGCCAGCCTCTGTGCAGCGCTGCTGATGGCCGTATCACTGTGGAAATGATCACCGCAGTCCTGGCATCCCACACCCGTGATGGTGCCCGCATCACCTTCCCTCTGGATTCGCCGCAGAATCCGCTGAGTACCTGGAAGTGA